Within the Enterobacter roggenkampii genome, the region CCAGACCGCCAAACGGGGTATTTTCGAAATAGCATTCTGAAGAACTGACTTAGGCAGGAATAAATAACTGAGGCACTTTCTTTAGTTATTTAATATTAAATTAACAACAAACCCCATTAATAGTCACAATCAGAAAAATAAAAAGCCGTTTATTCCCTACGGTATAAACGGCTTTTTTGGAACATGACTGACTCAATGGAGCACGGTCACCGCATCCTTAAGGCGTCCGGCGCGGTGCTTCACCATGGCCGAAATGTGCGCGCTCTCCTCGACCAGATCGGCGTTTTTCTGCGTGATGCTGTCGAGTTCAGCTACCGCACGGGTTAGCTCTGATAAGCCGGTTGCCTGCTCGGAGGTCGCGTGGCTGATCTGGGCGATAAGCTGGGTCACGTTTTTCACCTGCACAACGATATCATCCATCGTACGGCCCGCGGCGTGAACCTGCTCAGAACCGGACTGCACCTTGCTGGCGCTGGCATCAATGAGTTTACGAATATCGTTAGCCGCACTGGCGCTGCGGCTGGCGAGATGACGGACTTCGCCCGCGACCACGGCAAACCCTTTACCCTGCTCGCCTGCCCTTGCCGCTTCAACCGCCGCGTTCAGCGCCAGAATATTGGTCTGGAACGCGATATCGTTAATCAGGGAGGTGATCGAGCCAATGCGCTGCGTGCTGTCGGCAATGTCATCCATCGTTTTAACGACGGTTTGCATCGCGTTGCCCCCTTTCGTCGCCGCGCTGCTGGCGGCCACGGAGAGTTTGTCCACCTCGGCGGCGGTCTCGGAGTTACTCTGAACGGACGCGGCCATCTGGTTCATTGTCGCGACGGTCTGCTGCACGTTCGCGACGGTCTGACGGGTCCGATCGTTCAAATCTTCATTCCCCTGCGCCAGCCTGTCGCTGCCGTCACGGACGCTCACCACCTGGCTCGACACGTCATTGATCAACCAGCGGCACATCAGGCCAAGCTGTCCTACCGCGCGCAGCGTCAGGCCCAGTTCATCGCTGCGGTTAAGATGCTGCACGCTGTTGCGCTCGCCGGTGGCGACCTTCAGCGCCTGTCGCGCCACATTCTCTATTGGGCGGACAATCTGTTGCTCAAACAGCAGCGTTCCCATCAGCATCACCACCGCAGCGGCGGCAAGCGGTAACCAGCCTGCGGAGGTGGCGGCCAGCGTGGCGGCGAGTCCGGCAAAGAGCACCGCCATCACGCTGCGCACGCGCCAGCGCAGCGGCATGGCCGGGAGTTTACCCAGCCAGCCCTTTCCCACCACCAGCCCTTTGTGAATACGTTTTTTACAGCGCCCGTCGTTCAGCGCCCGGTAGAGCGGCTCCACGGCGGCGATCTCTTCCGCTGTGGCTCTGGTGCGAATAGACATATAGCCCGTCACCTGCCCGCGGCGCACCATCGGCACCGCGTTAGCACGCACCCAGTAGTGGTCACCGTTTTTGCGCCGGTTTTTGACAATCCCGCTCCACGGCTCGCCCTGCTGCAGCGTGTACCACATATCGGCAAACGCAGCTTTTGGCATATCGGGATGGCGCACCATATTGTGCGGCTGGCCCGTCAGCTCATCGAGCTGATAGCCGCTCACCTGCACAAAGGTGTCGTTGGCGTGGGTGATGTAGCTGTGGACGTCTGTGGTAGACATTAAGGTGGTGTCATCGTCCAGAGGATATTCATTCTGGGTGACATAGGTTGGAGAGGACATCGTGAGCATCCCTTGCAGGTTATTTGAATGTTAATTTTGTGGGTCAATGTTTTTTCGGCGGTAAACAATTTATCTTTAGTTGTTAAACTTGATGAAGATCGCAGATTTGACTTAAACCATACTTTTTGTACGATATTTTAATTCA harbors:
- a CDS encoding PAS domain-containing methyl-accepting chemotaxis protein codes for the protein MSSPTYVTQNEYPLDDDTTLMSTTDVHSYITHANDTFVQVSGYQLDELTGQPHNMVRHPDMPKAAFADMWYTLQQGEPWSGIVKNRRKNGDHYWVRANAVPMVRRGQVTGYMSIRTRATAEEIAAVEPLYRALNDGRCKKRIHKGLVVGKGWLGKLPAMPLRWRVRSVMAVLFAGLAATLAATSAGWLPLAAAAVVMLMGTLLFEQQIVRPIENVARQALKVATGERNSVQHLNRSDELGLTLRAVGQLGLMCRWLINDVSSQVVSVRDGSDRLAQGNEDLNDRTRQTVANVQQTVATMNQMAASVQSNSETAAEVDKLSVAASSAATKGGNAMQTVVKTMDDIADSTQRIGSITSLINDIAFQTNILALNAAVEAARAGEQGKGFAVVAGEVRHLASRSASAANDIRKLIDASASKVQSGSEQVHAAGRTMDDIVVQVKNVTQLIAQISHATSEQATGLSELTRAVAELDSITQKNADLVEESAHISAMVKHRAGRLKDAVTVLH